Genomic DNA from Shewanella woodyi ATCC 51908:
TTTTTTTGCTCTCTTAACAGGCAAATAACAACAAGTTATCTAAGCTGAGCTGTTATGGGGAGCTTATACAGACCTGACGCCCCAAATTTAAACCATCGGGGAAAACAGGAACATTTTTTAATCAGGTAGCTATATAGAATTAGAGAGAAGAAGAGCTCCCCTGCAGAATCAGATTAGCTATAAGTAGCAAAAGTAGAGACTATTTTAAAAGTTACTTGCAAATAAAAACCCAACATCAAGAGATGTTGGGTTTTAGTGGTATTGCTATTATTTACTAATTATTAGTGATTAAAACTTCACGCTAGCAGATACATAGTACTGGCGACCAGTCAAACGGTGAGACTGAATCAAGTATCCATTTGTACCATTACTTACATATGGTGGTTGCTCATCAGTCAAGTTATTGATACCACCTGACAATGTTATGTTGCTGAAGTAGTATGATGCATTAATATCATGGTACAGCATAGTACCAACACTGTTAGATAGATTTGTTTCAATTGGAGCATAATCATCTACAGAACTTTGGTAATGCATGTTATAGGTTACAGTCCAATCATCTGCAGAGAAGCTAGTTCTAAATGCTGCTTTCCACTCAGGGAATGAACCTTTACCGCCATTTGCAACATCATTACCGTAATAGCCAGCTAATGATGTTTTCTCAAGTCCTTCAGCTTCAAGATGCTCAAGTGTAAGCGCTCTTGTACCTTCTAAGTTGAAGTCTAAAGTACCGTTTGCAACATCAAAGGCATAGTTAATGTCAAAATCTATACCGCTAGCATTGAAGAAACCTAGATTTTGTGTAGATAAATCAACACCTGACAAGTTACCTAATGAGTTACGACGCTCTCCACCTTGCTCACCGTATGCAGCAGGACCTTTAATTTGGTCACACATTGGAGAAGAGAAGTTCTCACTGTTATAACACTCAGTCGCAATAGTTCCCATACCAAGAGAACCAATAACATCAGTGATTTCGATGTCATAGTAATCTAATGTTACCGAGAATCCTTCTAAGTAATCAGGAGAATATACAACACCAACACTTAAGCTAGTTGATTTTTCTGGACCAATATCTGGGTTACCACCAACCCATGCACTAGCTTGGTCAGTAATTGGACTCCAATCTGGAGCTAGGCCATCAGCAGCACAGTTGGCTTTCAAAGTAGCACTTGCGCCTGCGTTTGTACCGTAATTCTCACATGGGTCACTATAAGATGTAGCAGAGTTTGCGCGAGGCGCGAATAATGTACTGATACTTGGTGTTCTGAAACCTTCAGAAAGACTACCACGTACAAGAATATCATCAACTGGACGCCACTCTAAGCCGAACTTAGTTGTCACTTCATTATCTTTTATGACACTAACATCGGTATTACGCGCTGCCACTGTAAGGTTGACACTTTTAGCGAAAGGTAAGTCTGCTAAAATTGGGAAATTAAGCTCTGCATAGTATGCATCAGTAGAGTATGCACCTTCAGTTCCTTCAGCACTTACACCATAGATAGCGCCTAATCCAGCTGCTCCATCAGGAATAGATACATAACTAGTAGTTAAGCGCTCATAACCAGCAGCCCATGAGATTGGACCTGCAGGTAGCTCAAGATCACCGAAGTCACCAGCAATGTTAACTTGTAGCTGAGTATCTTCACCCTTAGAGTTACTTGTCATTGGAACAATAATCCAATCTTGCATCTCTTGAGTCAAAGTATTTGATGCAAATGGGTTCCATACACCAGGACACTCATCATTTGCAGCACATAATTCAGGGCTAGTTAAGATACCTGCACGCTCTTGATGAACTCGTCCACCAGCATTTGTATCAGTACGACGCTGAGAACGCATGTATGACACATCCCAGTACCATTCATTTGCAAACTCACCGTTGAAGCCCATAGTTAAGTTAAACTCGTTAACTTCACGCTCCCACGTACGTCCACCTGTTTCAGCTAAACGGCGATATGCATAAGCCGTTTCACCTAGATCGTTACCTGGGTTTGTTGTTGGAACTTCTACACCCCAGAATGTACCAACTGGTGCCATTTGTTGATTTGAAATACGGTTTGTATAAGCAGCTTCAGTGAAAAAGTTTACAGTAGAGAAACCTTCATCAATTAGCTCATAGTTTCCTTGTGTGAAAAATGAGTGCTTTTCGAGTGGTTGATAAAGAATACTAAGCGCAGCATAGTTAAATTTATCTTCATCTGTAAGTGGACGAATGCCACCATTACCATCTAACTGACCAAAACCATGTGAAGGGCTCCATGCTGAGCCAGGCATTGTTGTACCTGATCCACCACAAACTAAACCATCGTTATTACCATCACCATCATTATCAACCTCAGATGGTGGGCATGATGAAAAGTCACGTTGTGAACCGTAGATAGCTTCTCGAGTTTCATAGGTTCCAGAGAAAATGATGTTACCTTTGTCGCTGCTTGTACCAGTTAAAAAGTTAACACTCTTAGTTTCACCGTCACCTTCGCTTGACTGTTGGTAACGAACATCAACTTGTGCCCCTTCAAAGTCATCATTAGTGACAAAGTTAACTACACCTGCAATAGCATCTGAACCATAAATAGTAGAAGCGCCATCACGCAAAATATCAACACGCTTAACAGCAGCCATTGGGACGGTTGAAATATCACCACTGTAACGGCGACCATTAACAAGAACTAGAGT
This window encodes:
- a CDS encoding TonB-dependent receptor plug domain-containing protein, with translation MYKNSFLTNSVRFALISGAAATAVISAPAAFAAEEEAKDVERISVTGSRIKRTDMENAVPLTSFTAADIMASGAPTLEQFVQALPLANGGQYGSNVNNGGTGTVTMNLRGLGDTRTLVLVNGRRYSGDISTVPMAAVKRVDILRDGASTIYGSDAIAGVVNFVTNDDFEGAQVDVRYQQSSEGDGETKSVNFLTGTSSDKGNIIFSGTYETREAIYGSQRDFSSCPPSEVDNDGDGNNDGLVCGGSGTTMPGSAWSPSHGFGQLDGNGGIRPLTDEDKFNYAALSILYQPLEKHSFFTQGNYELIDEGFSTVNFFTEAAYTNRISNQQMAPVGTFWGVEVPTTNPGNDLGETAYAYRRLAETGGRTWEREVNEFNLTMGFNGEFANEWYWDVSYMRSQRRTDTNAGGRVHQERAGILTSPELCAANDECPGVWNPFASNTLTQEMQDWIIVPMTSNSKGEDTQLQVNIAGDFGDLELPAGPISWAAGYERLTTSYVSIPDGAAGLGAIYGVSAEGTEGAYSTDAYYAELNFPILADLPFAKSVNLTVAARNTDVSVIKDNEVTTKFGLEWRPVDDILVRGSLSEGFRTPSISTLFAPRANSATSYSDPCENYGTNAGASATLKANCAADGLAPDWSPITDQASAWVGGNPDIGPEKSTSLSVGVVYSPDYLEGFSVTLDYYDIEITDVIGSLGMGTIATECYNSENFSSPMCDQIKGPAAYGEQGGERRNSLGNLSGVDLSTQNLGFFNASGIDFDINYAFDVANGTLDFNLEGTRALTLEHLEAEGLEKTSLAGYYGNDVANGGKGSFPEWKAAFRTSFSADDWTVTYNMHYQSSVDDYAPIETNLSNSVGTMLYHDINASYYFSNITLSGGINNLTDEQPPYVSNGTNGYLIQSHRLTGRQYYVSASVKF